The nucleotide sequence CCGCCTCAATGTCGCTCGTTAGCATCCGTGACGTCAGGAAGAGTTTTGGCCCGAACGAGGTGCTGAAGGGCGTCTCGCTGGATATCGCCAAGGGCGACGTGGTCGCGATCATCGGCCGCTCCGGCTCCGGCAAGAGCACCCTGCTGCGCTGTATCAACGGGCTGGAGACGTATCAGTCCGGTGCCATCGTCGCCGACGGGATCGAGGTCGGTAGCGCCAGCACCAATCTGCGCGAGCTGCGTCGCCATGTCGGCATGGTGTTCCAGCAGTTCAACCTGTTTCCGCACCTGACGGCGGCCGAGAACGTCATGCTGGCGCCGACCGTCGTCAACAAGGTGTCGAAGGCGGAAGCCCGCGCTACCGCCGCCGAAGTGCTGGCCAAGGTGGGATTGTCGGAAAAGATGGATGCCTATCCGAGCGAACTCTCCGGCGGACAGCAGCAGCGCGTCGCCATTGCCCGTTCGCTCGCGATGCGGCCGAAGGTGCTGCTATGCGACGAAATCACCTCGGCGCTCGATCCCGAGTTGGTCAATGAGGTGCTGCGCGTGGTCGAGCAGTTGGCGCGCGAAGGCATGACGCTGATCCTGGTCACGCATGAAATGCGCTTCGCGCGCGACGTCGGCACCAAGCTGGTCTTCATGCACCATGGCAAGGTACATGAG is from Bradyrhizobium sp. AZCC 2176 and encodes:
- a CDS encoding amino acid ABC transporter ATP-binding protein, whose protein sequence is MSLVSIRDVRKSFGPNEVLKGVSLDIAKGDVVAIIGRSGSGKSTLLRCINGLETYQSGAIVADGIEVGSASTNLRELRRHVGMVFQQFNLFPHLTAAENVMLAPTVVNKVSKAEARATAAEVLAKVGLSEKMDAYPSELSGGQQQRVAIARSLAMRPKVLLCDEITSALDPELVNEVLRVVEQLAREGMTLILVTHEMRFARDVGTKLVFMHHGKVHEEGVPKEVFAAPRTPELQQFVGQVG